The Denticeps clupeoides chromosome 5, fDenClu1.1, whole genome shotgun sequence genome includes a region encoding these proteins:
- the LOC114789663 gene encoding tubulin alpha chain-like, whose translation MGNACWELYCLEHGIQPDGQMPSDKIIEGGDDSFNTFFSETGAGKHVPRAVFVDLEPTVIDEVRTGTYRQLFHPEQLITGKEDAANNYARGHYTAGKEVIDLVLDRVRKLADQCTGLQGFLIFHSFGGGTGSGFTSLLMERFSVDYGKKSKLEFAIYPAPQVSTAVVEPYNSILTTHTTLEHSDCAFMVDNEAIYDICRRNLDIERPTYTNLNRLIGQIVSSITASLRFDGALNVDLTEFQTNLVPYPRIHFPLATYAPVISAEKAYHEQLSVADITNACFEPANQMVKCDPRHGKYMACCLLYRGDVVPKDVNSAIANIKSKRTIQFVDWCPTGFKVGINYQPPTAVPGGDLAKVQRAMCMLSNTTAIAEAWARLDHKFDLMYSKRAFVHWYVGEGMEEGEFSEAREDMAALEKDYEEVGADSFVEEDNEGEEY comes from the exons ATgggcaatgcatgctgggagctgTACTGCCTGGAACATGGAATCCAGCCTGATGGTCAGATGCCGAGTGATAAGATCATTGAAGGTGGAGACGACTCCTTCAACACCTTCTTTAGCGAGACTGGTGCTGGTAAACACGTCCCACGTGCTGTCTTTGTGGACCTGGAGCCAACAGTCATTG ATGAGGTTCGCACAGGTACCTACAGGCAACTTTTCCACCCAGAGCAGCTTATAACTGGGAAAGAGGATGCTGCAAACAATTATGCTCGTGGCCACTACACGGCCGGAAAAGAAGTCATTGATTTGGTTCTTGACCGTGTCCGAAAGCtg GCTGACCAGTGTACTGGGCTCCAGGGCTTCCTGATCTTCCACAGTTTTGGTGGAGGAACTGGCTCTGGTTTCACCTCCTTGTTAATGGAGCGTTTCTCTGTTGACTatggaaaaaaatccaaacTGGAGTTTGCGATCTACCCAGCTCCTCAGGTGTCTACTGCTGTGGTTGAGCCTTACAACTCCATCCTGACCACCCACACCACTCTGGAGCACTCGGACTGTGCCTTTATGGTCGACAATGAAGCTATCTATGACATCTGTCGCAGAAACTTAGACATTGAGCGTCCCACATACACCAACCTCAACCGTCTCATCGGACAGATTGTGTCCTCAATCACCGCCTCCCTGCGCTTTGATGGTGCGCTGAATGTGGACCTGACTGAATTTCAGACCAACCTGGTGCCGTACCCCCGCATCCACTTCCCCCTGGCCACTTACGCCCCTGTTATTTCTGCTGAGAAGGCCTACCATGAGCAGCTGTCAGTAGCTGACATCACCAATGCTTGCTTtgagccagccaatcagatggtgAAGTGTGACCCAAGACACGGTAAGTACATGGCCTGTTGCCTGCTGTACCGTGGCGACGTGGTGCCCAAAGATGTAAACTCTGCCATTGCCAACATCAAAAGCAAGCGAACAATTCAGTTTGTGGATTGGTGTCCCACTGGCTTCAAGGTGGGCATCAACTACCAGCCTCCTACTGCGGTGCCAGGTGGAGACCTGGCCAAGGTGCAGAGAGCAATGTGCATGCTGAGTAACACTACAGCCATTGCTGAAGCCTGGGCTCGACTAGACCACAAGTTTGACCTGATGTATTCCAAGAGAGCCTTTGTCCACTGGTATGTGGGAGAGGGTATGGAGGAGGGAGAGTTCTCTGAGGCCAGAGAAGACATGGCTGCCCTGGAGAAGGATTATGAAGAAGTGGGCGCTGACAGTTTTGTAGAGG AGGATAATGAAGGGGAGGAAtattga